In Bactrocera oleae isolate idBacOlea1 chromosome 5, idBacOlea1, whole genome shotgun sequence, a genomic segment contains:
- the na gene encoding sodium leak channel NALCN isoform X2 codes for MIDRLHTRRLGAASNRSDTSSISATTTGVGGGVGAGTSGGGIITTPPASTSSSSGHSLQYQQQQHSHPHQQQQQFRSSLHHHHHTSGHSHFTFNTGGSYSQGHSSGSLSRISRKAGASLSASAQSGHGFDGTSSVNSPSVVNSGSGSASSGPALLPTMGPMLGTSTSGGTGIAGGQLGVHNQNVSSNTAGNSSAGGGGLGASGSGSGAGIGAGVMGGIGGVGGGAIGGGVGMGICGGISSTMGPSSAAITGVPPIGLGLATGIGNKMLGRKQSLKGGEPFLADYGPEESLNESADIEWVNKLWVRRLMRLCALVSLASVSLNTPKTFERHPPLQYITFASDTAVTLLFTAEMIAKMHIRGVLHGEVPYLKDHWCQFDASMVFFLWISIILQIFEVLEIVPKFSYISIVRAPRPLIMIRFLRVFLKFSMPKSRINQIFKRSSQQIYNVTLFFLFFMSLYGLLGVQFFGELKNHCVMNNSEYDYLGRPILTINSLAIPDTFCSMDPDSGYQCSPGMVCMKMDFLSSYVIGFNGFEDFATSIFTVYQAASQEGWVFIMYRAIDSLPAWRAAFYFSTMIFFLAWLVKNVFIAVITETFNEIRVQFQQMWGARGHIQKTAASQILSGNDSGWRLVTIDDNKHGGLAPETCHAILRSPYFRMLVMTVILANGIVMATMTFKHDGRPRNVFYEKYYYIEMAFTFFLDLETLFKIYCLGWRGYYKHSIHKFELLLAVGTTIHIVPMFYLSGFTYFQVLRVVRLIKASPMLEGFVYKIFGPGKKLGSLIIFTMCLLIISSSISMQLFCFLCDFTKFESFPEAFMSMFQILTQEAWVEVMDETMIRTSKTLTPLVAVYFILYHLFVTLIVLSLFVAVILDNLELDEDIKKLKQLKFREQSAEIKETLPFRLRIFEKFPDSPQMTILHRIPNDFTLPKVRESFMKHFVIELETDDPSIVENCKRPMSECWESNVVFRKQKPVRIMNKTPKVRSAGSSLRKLAITHIINRLSSDSNNQRLMLGDSAMLPVVGGKGGLKSQGTITHSKPWRVDQKKFGSRSIRRSVRSGSIKLKQTYEHLMENGDIAAAPRANSGRARPHDLDIKLLQAKRQQAEMRRNQREEDLRENHPFFDTPLFLVPRESRFRKICQKIVHGRYDARLKDPLTGKERKVQYKSMHNFLGLVTYLDWVMIFVTTLSCISMMFETPSYRVMDHPTLQIAEYGFVVFMSLELALKILADGLFFTPKAYIKDVAAVLDVFIYVVSTSFLCWMPQQIPTSSGAQLLMILRCVRPLRIFTLVPHMRKVVYELCRGFKEILLVSTLLILLMFIFASYGVQLYGGRLARCNDPTIMRREDCVGVFMRRVFVTKMKLTPGNNESYPSMLVPRVWANPRRFNFDNIGDAMLTLFEVLSFKGWLDVRDVLIKAVGPIHAVYIHIYIFLGCMIGLTLFVGVVIANYSENKGTALLTVDQRRWCDLKKRLKIAQPLHLPPRPDGRKFRAFTYDITQNIIFKRIIAVVVLINSMLLSITWIKGEVHTERLVVVSAVLNFVFVIEVVMKNIAFTPRGYWQSRRNRYDLLVTVAGVVWIFLQTILRNDLSYFFGFMVVILRFFTITGKHTTLKMLMLTVGVSVCKSFFIIFGMFLLVFFYALAGTILFGTVKYGEGIGRRANFGSPVTGVAMLFRIVTGEDWNKIMHDCMVQPPYCTPGKNYWETDCGNFTASLVYFCTFYVIITYIVLNLLVAIIMENFSLFYSNEEDALLSYADIRNFQNTWNIVDIHQRGVIPVRRVKFILRLLKGRLECDPQKDRLLFKYMCYELDKLHNGEDVTFHDVINMLSYRSVDIRKALQLEELLAREEFEYLVEEEVAKMTIRTWLEGCLKKIRAQNKQQNSLIAGLRATNEQLMLLKTPEDKTPTSGGEKPPGSTTAAGPPTSDAFSPTFSSTENEEKDASGSAAVSTTGEAHGVQRVISGTKRAQALIRSDSTGSSTGRKYLAPTTSDPQQRSTLTDKERLHISSQQKKKNSMTAVPILPPVAAASGSAIKRDLNRTSGFFASGNNDGSQFHYPPNVVNHFGEQHGPLGSPSAIMGHIIAGSKLLPFNNQANAVYEVHDWWQEQVICTLHSDDEG; via the exons GTCTTGGCGCTAGCGGTAGCGGCAGCGGTGCGGGCATTGGTGCTGGTGTCATGGGCGGTATTGGTGGCGTTGGCGGCGGTGCGATTGGCGGTGGTGTTGGTATGGGCATCTGTGGCGGCATCAGTAGTACGATGGGCCCAAGCAGCGCAGCCATAACTGGCGTCCCCCCTATTGGGCTGGGCCTAGCAACGGGCATTGGTAATAAGATGCTCGGCCGCAAGCAAAGCCTCAAGGGGGGCGAACCGTTTTTGGCCGATTATGGTCCCGAGGAGTCGCTTAACGAAAGTGCCGATATTGAATGGGTGAATAAGCTGTGGGTAAGGCGACTAATGCGTTTATGCGCCTTAGTATCCTTGGCCTCAGTCTCATTGAATACGCCGAAAACTTTCGAGCGGCATCCCCCATTACAGTATATAACATTCGCATCGGACACCGCGGTCACGCTGCTATTCACCGCCGAAATGATTGCCAAAATGCATATACGTGGTGTATTGCAT GGTGAAGTACCATATCTAAAGGATCATTGGTGTCAATTCGATGCGTCAATGGTATTTTTTCTCTGGATATCgattatattacaaatattcgAAGTTTTAGAAATTGTGCCCAA atTTTCTTACATCTCAATTGTACGCGCACCACGCCCTCTAATTATGATACGCTTCCTGCGAGTCTTCCTGAAATTTTCGATGCCAAAAAGCCGCATTAATCAAATATTCAA ACGCTCGAGCCAACAGATCTACAACGTGACCTTGTTCTTCCTATTTTTTATGTCACTTTATGGATTACTGGGTGTACAATTCTTTGGGGAGTTGAAAAACCATTGCGTGATGAACAACTCCGAGTACGACTACTTGGGAAGACC CATTTTAACTATAAATTCGCTTGCCATACCTGATACATTCTGCTCGATGGATCCGGACTCTGGATATCAGTGCTCACCCGGAATGGTTTGCATGAAAATGGATTTTCTCAGTAGCTATGTAATTGGCTTCAACGGTTTCGAGGACTTTGCTACGAGCATTTTCACTGTCTACCAAGCCGCCTCGCAAGAAGGTTGGGTCTTTATAATGTACCGCGCTATCGATTCTTTGCCCGCTTGGCGTGCTGCTTTCTACTTCAG CACAATGATTTTTTTCCTCGCTTGGCTAGTGAAGAATGTCTTCATTGCTGTCATTACGGAAACATTCAACGAGATTCGCGTGCAGTTCCAACAGATGTGGGGCGCTCGCGGTCACATACAGAAGACCGCTGCATCGCAGATACTCAGCGGCAATGATTCTGGTTGGCGTTTGGTGACTATAGATGATAATAAACATGGCGGTTTGGCACCTGAAACCTGTCACGCGATCTTACGTTCACCCTACTTTCGCATGCTGGTGATGACCGTGATCTTGGCTAATGGCATAGTTATGGCCACAATGACGTTTAAACATGATGGTCGCCCGCGTAATGTTTTCTATGAGAAATATTATTACATCGAAATGGCTTTCACATTTTTCTTGGACTTGGAAACGCTCTTCAAGATCTATTGTTTGGGTTGGCGTGGCTATTATAAACATTCCATACATAAATTCGAATTGCTCTTGGCGGTGGGCACCACCATACACATTGTGCCAATGTTTTATCTGTCGGGCTTCACTTACTTTCAG GTCCTGCGCGTTGTACGCTTAATCAAGGCTTCGCCTATGCTTGAAGGCTTCGTTTATAAGATTTTCGGTCCGGGCAAGAAACTCGGCTCACTGATCATATTCACTATGTGTTTGCTTATCATTAGCTCCAGTATTTCTATGCAACTTTTTTGCTTTCTGTGtgattttacgaaatttgaatCATTTCCGGAAGCTTTTATGTCTATGTTCCAGATTCTTACGCAAGAGGCCTGGGTTGAAGTTATGGATGAAACAATGATACGCACGAGTAAAACACTTACACCGTTAGTGGCCGTCTATTTTATACTCTACCACTTGTTCGTCACATTGATCGTGCTCAGCTTGTTCGTGGCGGTCATTTTGGACAATTTGGAACTGGATgaggatattaaaaaattgaaacaacTTAAATTTCGTGAACAGAGCGCTGAGATTAAAGAAACATTGCCATTTCGTTTGCGTATTTTCGAGAAGTTTCCCGACTCACCACAAATGACCATATTGCATAGAATACCGAATGATTTCACATTACCCAAAGTACGTGAATCGTTTATGAAACATTTCGTAATTGAGTTGGAAACCGATGATCCCTCCATTGTGGAGAACTGTAAGCGTCCCATGTCGGAGTGTTGGGAGTCGAATGTAGTATTTCGTAAGCAGAAGCCTGTGCGGATCATGAACAAGACGCCCAAGGTGCGTTCGGCCGGCAGCAGTTTGCGCAAATTAGCCATCACGCATATTATCAA TCGACTTTCCAGTGATTCGAATAATCAGCGTTTAATGCTTGGAGACTCCGCTATGCTGCCTGTCGTAGGCGGCAAAGGGGGTTTAAAGTCTCAAGGCACCATAACACATTCGAAACCATGGCGTGTAGATCAAAAGAA ATTTGGTTCACGTTCCATACGTCGTAGCGTACGTTCCGGTTCGATTAAATTGAAACAGACTTATGAACATCTCATGGAAAATGGTGATATAGCGGCAGCACCACGCGCCAATTCGGGACGTGCACGTCCGCATGATCTCGACATAAAGCTACTGCAAGCGAAGCGACAACAAGCCGAAATGAGGCGAAATCAACGCGAAGAGGACTTGCGTGAGAATCATCCGTTCTTCGATACGCCACTGTTTTTGGTGCCGCGTGAGAGTCGTTTTCGTAAGATTTGTCAGAAGATCGTGCATGGACGTTACGATGCGCGCCTTAAGGATCCACTAACGGGCAAGGAACGGAAAGTGCAGTATAAGAGCATGCA CAATTTTCTCGGTTTGGTCACCTACTTGGATTGGGTTATGATCTTTGTTACGACACTTTCATGCATATCAATGATGTTTGAAACGCCAAGCTATCGCGTTATGGATCATCCTACTCTACAAATAGCCGAATATGGTTTTGTAGTATTTATGAGTCTGGAGTTGGCTTTGAAAATACTTGCCGACGGTCTCTTCTTCACACCGAAAGCCTATATTAAGGATGTAGCTGCAGTGCTGGATGTCTTCATTTATGTTGTATCCACATCCTTTCTCTGTTGGATGCCCCAACAGATACCGACTAGTTCTGGCGCACAACTATTGATGATTTTGCGCTGTGTACGCCCATTGCGTATTTTCACGCTGGTGCCACACATGCGCAAAGTCGTTTATGAGTTGTGTCGCGGCTTCAAAGAGATCTTACTCGTATCCACATTGCTTATACTACTCATGTTTATATTCGCCAGCTATGGTGTACAGTTATATGGTGGTCGCTTGGCGCGTTGTAATGATCCGACCATTATGCGTCGTGAAGATTGTGTGGGTGTATTTATGCGTCGTGTGTTTGTAACGAAAATGAAATTGACACCCGGTAATAATGAGTCATATCCGTCGATGTTGGTGCCACGTGTCTGGGCTAATCCGCGCAGATTCAATTTTGACAATATCGGTGATGCGATGCTGACGCTGTTTGAAGTGCTCTCCTTTAAGGGTTGGCTGGATGTGCGCGATGTATTGATCAAAGCTGTTGGACCG ATCCATGCGGTTTACATACACATCTATATTTTCTTAGGTTGTATGATCGGATTGACCTTGTTTGTGGGTGTAGTGATCGCTAATTACTCGGAGAATAAAGGTACCGCTCTGTTGACGGTCGATCAGCGTCGTTGGTGTGACCTGAAAAAACGTTTGAAGATTGCTCAGCCTCTGCACTTACCGCCACGTCCGGATGGCAGAAAGTTTCGCGCTTTCACTTACGACATAACCCAGAATATAATCTTTAAACGTATTATAGCCGTAGTGGTGCTGATCAACAGCATGCTGTTGTCCATAACG TGGATTAAAGGTGAAGTTCACACGGAACGTTTGGTGGTTGTCAGCGcggttttaaattttgtttttgtcattgaGGTGGTTATGAAAAATATAGCATTTACACCACGTGGCTACTGGCAATCGCGACGAAATCGTTACGATTTACTCGTCACTGTGGCCGGCGTTGTTTGGATATTCCTGCAGACTATATTAAGA aaTGATCTCTCCTACTTCTTCGGTTTTATGGTAGTGATTTTACGCTTCTTCACTATAACCGGTAAACACACAACACTCAAAATGCTTATGCTGACTGTGGGCGTGTCGGTTTGTAAATCCTTCTTTATCATATTTGGCATGTTTTTGTTGGTATTCTTCTATGCCTTGGCCGGCACTATACTCTTCGGTACTGTTAAGTATGGTGAAGGTATTGGTAGACGTGCAAATTTCGGTTCTCCTGTAACGGGCGTAGCGATGCTGTTTCGTATTGTGACCGGAGAAGATTGGAATAAGATTATGCATGATTGCATGGTGCAACCACCATATTGTACGCCAGGAAAAAATTATTGGGAAACCGATTGTG GTAATTTCACAGCTAGCCTGGTATACTTCTGCACTTTCTACGTCATTATTACGTATATTGTATTGAATTTACTCGTGG CTATTATCATGGAGAACTTTTCATTATTCTACTCAAACGAAGAGGATGCTTTGCTTTCGTATGCCGACATACGCAATTTCCAGAACACATGGAACATAGTGGACATACATCAACGTGGCGTTATACCTGTTCGACGTGTGAAATTCATATTACGTCTATTAAAAGGACGTCTAGAGTGTGATCCACAGAAGGATCGATTGCTCTTCAAGTACATGTGCTATGAATTGGATAAGTTGCATAATGGTGAAGATGTGACTTTTCACGACGTGATTAA CATGCTGTCCTATCGGTCGGTGGATATACGTAAAGCATTGCAATTGGAGGAATTGCTGGCGCGTGAGGAATTCGAATATTTGGTAGAGGAAGAAGTCGCCAAGATGACTATACGCACTTGGTTGGAGGGTTGCCTGAAGAAGATACGTGCACAAAAT AAGCAACAAAACTCCTTAATTGCCGGTTTGCGCGCCACAAATGAGCAGTTAATGCTACTCAAGACACCGGAGGATAAAACTCCCACCAGCGGCGGTGAGAAACCACCTGGCAGCACAACTGCGGCGGGTCCACCGACTAGTGATGCCTTTTCGCCCACCTTTAGTTCAACGGAGAATGAAGAAAAAGATGCCAGTGGTAGTGCGGCTGTCTCCACCACTGGTGAGGCGCATGGCGTGCAACGTGTCATAAGTGGCACCAAACGCGCACAAGCACTGATTCGTTCGGACTCAACGGGCAGCTCAACGGGTCGCAAGTATTTAGCACCCACCACATCCGATCCACAACAACGCAGCACACTTACGGACAAGGAGCGTTTACATATTAGTAgtcaacaaaaaaagaaaaattcaatgACGGCAGTACCTATCTTGCCACCAGTCGCTGCTGCTAGCGGTTCTGCAATTAAACGCGACTTGAATCGGACGTCGGGATTTTTCGCATCCGGTAACAATGATGGCAGTCAATTTCATTATCCCCCAAATGTGGTGAATCATTTTGGTGAACAGCATGGACCATTGGGTAGTCCATCAGCGATTATGGGTCACATTATTGCGGGTAGTAAATTATTGCCGTTTAATAATCAAGCGAATGCAGTTTACGAGGTGCACGATTGGTGGCAGGAACAGGTGATTTGCACACTACACAGTGACGATGAAGGTTGA